One stretch of Streptomyces sp. R21 DNA includes these proteins:
- a CDS encoding tRNA (adenine-N1)-methyltransferase: protein MSEPTGAARRRGPFKVGDQVQLTDPKGRHYTFTLEAGKNFHTHKGSFPHDELIGAPEGSVVRTTGNVAYLALRPLLPDYVLSMPRGAAVVYPKDAGQILAFADIFPGARVVEAGVGSGSLSSFLLRAIGDEGMLHSYERREDFAEIAQQNVERYFGGPHPAWQLTVGDLQDNLSDADVDRVILDMLAPWECLEAVSKALVPGGILCCYVATTTQLARTVESIREIGCFNEPTSWESMIRNWHVEGLAVRPDHRMIGHTGFLLTARRLADGVEPPMRRRRPAKGAYGEDYTGPNADGGSGR, encoded by the coding sequence ATGTCCGAACCGACCGGTGCCGCCCGCAGGCGCGGGCCCTTCAAGGTCGGGGACCAGGTTCAGCTGACCGACCCCAAGGGCCGCCACTACACGTTCACGCTCGAAGCGGGGAAGAACTTCCACACCCACAAGGGTTCCTTCCCGCACGACGAGCTGATCGGTGCTCCCGAGGGCAGCGTTGTCCGCACCACGGGGAACGTCGCCTATCTCGCGCTGCGCCCCCTGCTCCCCGACTACGTCCTGTCCATGCCCCGCGGCGCCGCCGTGGTCTACCCCAAGGACGCGGGGCAGATCCTGGCCTTCGCCGACATCTTCCCCGGCGCACGCGTCGTGGAGGCGGGTGTCGGCTCCGGCTCGCTGAGCAGCTTCCTGCTGCGCGCCATCGGCGACGAGGGCATGCTGCACTCCTACGAGCGCCGCGAGGACTTCGCCGAGATCGCCCAGCAGAACGTGGAGCGCTACTTCGGCGGCCCGCACCCCGCCTGGCAGCTCACCGTCGGCGACCTCCAGGACAACCTGTCCGACGCGGACGTCGACCGTGTCATCCTCGACATGCTCGCCCCCTGGGAGTGCCTGGAGGCCGTGTCCAAGGCGCTCGTCCCCGGCGGCATCCTCTGCTGCTACGTGGCGACCACCACCCAGCTCGCGCGCACCGTCGAGTCCATCCGCGAGATCGGCTGCTTCAACGAGCCGACCTCCTGGGAGTCGATGATCCGCAACTGGCACGTCGAGGGCCTGGCCGTCCGCCCCGACCACCGGATGATCGGCCACACCGGCTTCCTGCTCACCGCCCGCCGCCTCGCGGACGGCGTCGAGCCGCCCATGCGTCGCCGCCGCCCCGCCAAGGGCGCCTACGGCGAGGACTACACGGGACCCAACGCCGACGGCGGCTCCGGCCGCTGA